Proteins encoded by one window of Cloeon dipterum chromosome 4, ieCloDipt1.1, whole genome shotgun sequence:
- the LOC135943827 gene encoding poly [ADP-ribose] polymerase tankyrase-1-like, which translates to MSSKKQKKTVTNTVTSTNGVHEKNSENPQDLKLAEQQKDTLQTKLNYVRANRRNLPALHFAAKVSDVEVCRHLVEKQGASVNKKYGRSGATPLHFAAMNRPHGDTLIDFFLEKGCKLQIKDARRDRPIDYALKVGNFELAIKLFHLIQNCREPAKQWSLLRFSIRKNYLEFAKFVSKDDVKFCKNPEYDLEILQEAFMYGDLAICMWLLDEVKITARFLGHVWKNKVLCRAAANRYHAGGNIHYLFSKFQFSIVEQRNALVSVFHTKPFIAASAERIMQLLGSNVRFKISGYSWMHYAATNSLDAVEFVHNKDTSLINEITDEGATVLHFAAMKGNVDICTWLIDHGQNLYAVNQNNDGTFLHYAAQNVTNGFWIITKFGPKLLYFVNRIDKYLHTPLHWALVSEYNAIRIARALLSYGADLRVKRNGNNFLHFCIVAGKLRCAKLIHAKNKNMIKQRGEGRKTTLHIAADHFNEEICAWLVSEGADPQEITIGGKTVLESTCSEEAKKFLQSLITTKK; encoded by the exons AtgagcagcaaaaagcagAAGAAAACTGTAACAAATACAGTTACAAGTACCAACG GAGTACACGagaaaaattcggaaaatccTCAGGACTTGAAATTGGCTGAACAGCAAAAAGATACGCTTCAAACCAAACTGAACTACGTCAGAGCGAACAGGAGAAACCTCCCCGCTCTGCATTTTGCGGCCAAGGTGTCGGATGTTGAGGTTTGCCGTCATCTCGTGGAAAAGCAGGGTGCcagtgtaaataaaaaatacggaAGATCTGGCGCTACTCCTCTGCACTTCGCCGCCATGAACAGACCCCACGGAGATACTCTAATCGACTTCTTTCTTGAGAAAGGATGCAAACTCCAAATCAAAGATGCTCGTCGTGATAGGCCTATCGATTATGCGCTCAAAGTGGGAAATTTCGAGCTTGCAATCAAATTGTTCCACCTGATACAGAATTGTCGAGAACCTGCAAAACAATGGAGCTTGCTACGCTTTTCTATAAGGAAAAACTACTTagaatttgctaaatttgtcTCTAAGGACGATGTGAAGTTTTGCAAGAATCCGGAATATGATCTTGAAATTCTTCAGGAAGCATTCATGTATGGAGATTTGGCGATCTGCATGTGGTTGCTTGATGAGGTCAAAATTACCGCCAGGTTTTTGGGACACGTTTGGAAAAACAAAGTTCTTTGCCGTGCAGCTGCGAACAGATACCATGCAGGAGGCAACATTCATTATCTGTTCTCAAAGTTCCAATTCTCCATTGTTGAACAAAGAAATGCTCTTGTGTCAGTATTTCATACAAAACCTTTCATTGCTGCAAGTGCAGAAAGGATTATGCAGTTGTTAGGCAGTAATGTGAGGTTCAAAATATCAGGATATTCTTGGATGCATTACGCCGCGACAAACAGTCTAGACGCAGTGGAGTTTGTGCACAATAAGGACACAAGCCTGATCAACGAGATCACTGACGAAGGTGCAACAGTTCTCCATTTCGCTGCAATGAAGGGAAACGTGGACATATGCACGTGGCTGATCGATCACGGACAAAACCTCTACGCTGTGAACCAAAACAATGATGGAACTTTCCTCCATTACGCTGCTCAGAACGTGACAAACGGATTCTGGATCATTACAAAATTTGGACCCAAACTGCTTTACTTTGTGAACCGAATCGACAAATACTTGCACACTCCTCTTCATTGGGCCTTGGTCAGCGAATATAATGCAATTAGAATCGCTAGAGCTTTGCTAAGCTATGGTGCCGATTTGAGAGTGAAAAGAAATGGAAACAACTTTCTTCACTTCTGCATCGTTGCTGGCAAGTTGAGATGTGCCAAATTGATACACgccaagaacaaaaatatgatCAAGCAAAGGGGAGAGGGTAGAAAAACCACACTGCATATTGCTGCCGACCACTTTAATGAAGAAATCTGCGCGTGGCTGGTGAGTGAGGGAGCCGATCCTCAAGAAATTACCATTGGAGGAAAAACTGTTCTTGAATCAACTTGCAGTGAGGAGGCGAAGAAGTTCCTCCAATCGTTGATCACAACCAAGAAATAG